From the genome of Pelobacter propionicus DSM 2379, one region includes:
- a CDS encoding NADH-quinone oxidoreductase subunit NuoE family protein produces the protein MSCIEEKFAQLRATYPKELNSSLVMPFLRIMLDEKKSLGESDAVFIANYLGLPAMQVKEALTWYTMFYRHPVGTHVIKVCRNIACSLMGAERIIDHLSQKLGIKPGETTADGRFTLLLVECLASCGTAPVMQIDDTYHEQLTEAKIDQILKGLS, from the coding sequence ATGAGCTGTATAGAAGAGAAATTCGCCCAATTGCGCGCCACCTACCCCAAGGAGCTGAACTCCTCCCTGGTCATGCCTTTCTTAAGGATCATGCTGGACGAGAAGAAGAGCCTTGGCGAGAGCGACGCCGTCTTCATCGCCAACTACCTGGGTCTTCCGGCCATGCAGGTCAAAGAAGCGCTCACCTGGTACACCATGTTCTACCGCCACCCGGTGGGCACGCACGTCATCAAGGTCTGCCGCAACATCGCCTGCTCCCTCATGGGCGCCGAGCGGATCATCGACCACCTCTCCCAGAAACTGGGTATCAAACCGGGCGAGACCACCGCTGACGGCCGTTTCACCCTGCTTCTCGTCGAATGCCTGGCCTCCTGCGGCACCGCCCCGGTCATGCAGATCGACGACACCTATCACGAGCAACTGACCGAAGCAAAAATCGATCAGATCTTGAAGGGGCTTTCATGA
- a CDS encoding complex I subunit 1/NuoH family protein: MIQDLIVYLIFMGYAIAVMAGVATIFTWVERKQSAIMADRIGANRCYLRIPFTNVKIVAWGLIHGIADGSKMLLKENFTPTTYDRFCYNLAPWLALAPVLLVFSAIPFGGTLVPGKLIDPASFPQLSQIMVNFFGDKSYVMQVARLDAGILVILAISGIGILGTMLAGWSSNNKFSLLGAARAASQMISYEVSMGLALISLVVTYGTLDLNDMVVWQSGLLFGVLPAWGIILQPLAFVLFLTACIAENKRVPFDLPECESELVSGYFTEYTAMKMGIFMLSEFIEIVVVSALLVTVFLGGYNLPYLTDAGFVLPMGKTIALSHATVVLVQIVTFLVKVFLIGCFQIQIRWSVPRFRYDQLMRFGWKFLLPLAALNLVATACVRWFTLKG, from the coding sequence ATGATACAGGACCTGATCGTCTACCTCATCTTCATGGGCTACGCCATCGCCGTCATGGCCGGCGTCGCCACCATCTTCACCTGGGTGGAGCGCAAGCAGTCGGCCATCATGGCCGACCGCATCGGCGCCAACCGCTGCTACCTGCGCATCCCCTTCACCAACGTCAAGATCGTTGCCTGGGGCCTCATCCACGGTATCGCCGACGGCAGCAAGATGCTCTTAAAGGAGAACTTCACCCCCACCACCTACGACCGCTTCTGCTACAACCTGGCCCCCTGGCTGGCCCTCGCCCCGGTGCTCCTGGTCTTCTCCGCCATCCCCTTCGGCGGGACGCTTGTCCCGGGCAAACTGATCGACCCGGCCAGCTTCCCCCAGCTCTCCCAGATCATGGTCAACTTCTTCGGGGACAAGAGCTATGTCATGCAGGTAGCCCGACTTGACGCCGGCATCCTGGTGATCCTGGCCATCTCCGGCATCGGCATCCTGGGCACCATGCTGGCCGGCTGGTCCTCCAACAACAAATTCTCCCTGCTGGGCGCCGCCCGCGCCGCCTCGCAGATGATCTCCTACGAAGTCTCCATGGGTCTGGCTTTAATCAGCCTGGTGGTCACCTACGGCACCCTGGATCTCAACGACATGGTGGTCTGGCAGTCGGGCCTGCTCTTCGGCGTACTTCCCGCCTGGGGCATCATCCTGCAGCCCCTGGCCTTTGTGCTGTTCCTCACCGCCTGCATCGCCGAGAACAAACGCGTCCCCTTCGACCTTCCGGAATGTGAATCGGAACTGGTTTCCGGCTACTTCACCGAATACACCGCCATGAAGATGGGTATCTTCATGCTCAGTGAATTCATCGAGATCGTCGTCGTCTCGGCGCTTCTGGTCACCGTCTTTCTGGGCGGCTACAACCTGCCGTACTTAACCGACGCCGGGTTCGTGCTCCCCATGGGCAAAACCATCGCCCTGTCCCATGCAACTGTTGTCCTTGTGCAGATAGTCACCTTCCTGGTGAAGGTATTCCTGATCGGCTGCTTCCAGATCCAGATTCGCTGGTCCGTGCCCCGTTTCCGCTATGACCAGCTCATGCGATTCGGCTGGAAGTTCCTGCTTCCCCTGGCCGCCCTGAACCTCGTTGCCACGGCATGTGTCCGCTGGTTCACGCTGAAAGGATGA
- the nuoK gene encoding NADH-quinone oxidoreductase subunit NuoK, translating to MDRYQFLTTLAGLIFSLGLLGVVLRRNLLVVMMCLEILLNAVVLSFVGFAVRSQTLPGIAMTFFIYVAASCEIALAMAIVVLLVKRRGSLDLGAHQELKG from the coding sequence ATGGATCGGTATCAATTCCTGACTACCCTTGCGGGACTCATCTTCTCCCTGGGTCTTCTGGGAGTCGTCCTTCGCCGCAACCTGCTGGTGGTCATGATGTGCCTGGAAATCCTGCTCAACGCCGTTGTGTTAAGCTTCGTCGGCTTCGCCGTCAGAAGCCAGACCCTGCCGGGCATCGCCATGACCTTCTTCATCTACGTCGCCGCATCCTGCGAAATCGCCCTGGCCATGGCCATCGTCGTACTGCTTGTCAAACGCCGCGGTTCACTGGATCTGGGCGCACACCAGGAACTGAAAGGGTAG
- the nuoD gene encoding NADH dehydrogenase (quinone) subunit D, with product MEYKSPVRSNLEQTADPNHVLVNMGPSHPATHGTIQIIAALDGERVAKADIHCGYLHRGFEKESEHHTYHKIIPFTDRLNYCSALNNNFAYVEGVEKLLGIELTPRCIYLRTLLAEYNRVADHVTCVAATVMEMGAMTAFLYLMTIRDYIFEHLNQLTGARLTYSFARVGGLKNDLPDGWLERLEEILQFTEKYCGRIHGLLDRNRIFIDRTRDVGAMSPEHALNWGYTGPILRSTGAKIDIRKDNPYLAYADLDFEVPVGIKGDNYDRYYVRMREIDESISMVRQCMKKLPDGPVNIDDRRIMYPTKDKVYTKIEYLISHFKLVIDGIQVPAGEIYVSHEAPNGELGFYLISDGSGRPYKLHVRSPSFAHMGGMHTLLEGYQVADVIATFGSMNMIGGECDR from the coding sequence GTGGAATACAAATCCCCGGTACGATCAAACCTGGAACAGACCGCCGACCCGAACCATGTTCTGGTCAACATGGGTCCCTCCCATCCGGCCACCCACGGCACCATACAGATCATCGCCGCCCTGGACGGAGAGAGAGTCGCCAAAGCCGACATCCACTGCGGCTACCTGCACCGTGGCTTCGAGAAGGAATCGGAGCACCACACCTACCACAAGATCATCCCCTTCACCGACCGTTTGAACTACTGCTCGGCCCTGAACAACAACTTCGCCTACGTGGAAGGTGTGGAGAAACTCTTAGGCATCGAACTCACGCCGCGCTGCATCTACCTGCGCACGCTCCTGGCCGAATACAACCGGGTCGCCGACCACGTCACCTGCGTTGCTGCCACTGTCATGGAAATGGGCGCCATGACCGCGTTTTTGTACCTGATGACCATCCGCGACTATATCTTCGAGCACTTGAATCAGCTCACCGGCGCGCGCCTCACCTACTCCTTTGCCCGTGTCGGCGGCTTAAAGAACGACCTGCCCGACGGCTGGCTGGAGCGGCTGGAAGAGATCCTGCAGTTCACCGAGAAGTACTGCGGCCGCATCCACGGGCTTCTGGACCGTAACCGCATCTTCATCGACCGTACCCGCGACGTGGGCGCCATGAGTCCCGAGCACGCGCTCAACTGGGGCTACACCGGCCCGATCCTGCGCTCCACCGGCGCCAAGATCGACATCAGGAAAGACAACCCGTATCTCGCCTATGCCGACCTTGACTTCGAAGTCCCCGTCGGTATCAAGGGGGACAACTACGACCGTTACTACGTGCGCATGCGCGAGATCGACGAATCAATCTCCATGGTCAGGCAGTGCATGAAGAAACTTCCCGACGGCCCGGTCAACATCGACGACCGCCGGATCATGTATCCCACCAAAGACAAGGTCTACACCAAGATCGAATACCTGATCAGCCACTTCAAACTGGTCATCGACGGCATCCAGGTACCTGCCGGCGAAATCTACGTAAGCCACGAAGCGCCCAACGGCGAGCTCGGCTTCTACCTGATCAGCGACGGCAGCGGCCGTCCCTACAAACTGCATGTCAGAAGTCCCAGCTTCGCGCACATGGGTGGCATGCACACCCTGCTGGAGGGATATCAAGTCGCCGACGTCATCGCCACCTTCGGCTCCATGAACATGATCGGCGGGGAGTGTGACCGATGA
- a CDS encoding NADH-quinone oxidoreductase subunit A, whose translation MDMSPYFSFFLFLLASVGFVGLIVGLNALLGPRSEPSAIKLEPFECGSNPLQQRNVRPLSIKYYPIAIFFLLFDLEAVLLFIWAVSAGNRDMATLSLFSFLFFMGVLSLAFIYIWKEGGLEWR comes from the coding sequence ATGGATATGAGCCCGTACTTTTCGTTTTTTCTGTTTCTTCTGGCGTCGGTCGGTTTTGTCGGTTTGATTGTCGGTCTGAACGCGCTTCTGGGTCCGCGCAGCGAGCCGAGCGCCATCAAGCTGGAGCCGTTCGAGTGCGGTTCCAACCCCCTGCAACAGCGCAACGTCCGTCCGCTGTCCATCAAGTACTACCCCATCGCCATCTTTTTTCTTCTGTTCGATCTGGAAGCCGTGCTTCTGTTCATCTGGGCGGTATCCGCCGGCAACCGCGACATGGCCACGCTCTCGTTGTTCTCGTTTCTGTTTTTCATGGGCGTGCTTTCTTTGGCATTCATCTATATCTGGAAGGAAGGTGGTCTTGAATGGCGATGA
- a CDS encoding NADH-quinone oxidoreductase subunit C, which yields MVNETIRTTVSELYDRSWDSHGMLVLETDAGRILPLITRLKRSFYFDLLLDITGVDYPERDPRFDVVYHLYSPRNNVRVRIKVPVTEAEPNVPTLTGLYGSARYIEREVHEMYGIVSIGNDDLRPILLYEGFEGHPLRKDYPIDREQPIVEYRK from the coding sequence ATGGTCAACGAGACAATACGCACCACCGTCAGTGAGTTGTACGATCGATCCTGGGACAGTCACGGCATGCTGGTCCTTGAGACCGACGCCGGCCGTATCCTTCCCCTGATCACCCGCCTGAAGCGCTCCTTCTACTTCGATCTTCTTCTGGACATAACCGGCGTGGACTATCCCGAGCGGGACCCTCGCTTCGACGTCGTCTACCACCTGTACAGCCCGCGCAACAACGTGCGGGTCAGGATCAAGGTACCGGTCACGGAAGCCGAGCCCAACGTCCCGACCCTAACCGGCCTGTACGGTTCGGCCCGCTACATCGAGCGCGAAGTGCACGAGATGTACGGCATCGTCTCCATCGGCAACGACGACCTTCGTCCGATCCTTTTGTACGAAGGGTTCGAAGGCCATCCCCTGCGTAAAGACTACCCCATCGACAGGGAACAACCCATCGTCGAATATCGGAAATAG
- a CDS encoding NADH-quinone oxidoreductase subunit J family protein has translation MIDVFIAFFSLLAVIFAALVLTLRQPMRCALALVSHMICLAGIYAALGAHVIAMFQVLIYVGAVMVFMVYTIMLLDDRDDSYRHPYARKIVPAVVVGLGFAAVVWAAIGYLPAQPAAAAPAVDPFTFAAFSLSFMKYYWFHFELATVLLLIGVVAAWTAVKEGL, from the coding sequence GTGATCGACGTCTTCATCGCCTTCTTCAGTCTGCTGGCGGTCATCTTCGCCGCTCTGGTCCTGACACTGCGTCAGCCCATGCGCTGCGCCCTGGCCCTGGTCAGCCACATGATCTGCCTTGCCGGCATCTACGCCGCCCTTGGCGCCCATGTCATCGCCATGTTCCAGGTCCTGATCTACGTCGGCGCCGTCATGGTCTTCATGGTCTACACCATCATGCTGCTTGACGACCGCGACGACTCCTACCGCCACCCCTATGCCCGGAAGATCGTCCCGGCTGTCGTGGTTGGCTTGGGCTTCGCCGCCGTTGTCTGGGCCGCCATCGGCTACCTGCCCGCGCAGCCCGCCGCTGCCGCGCCGGCCGTCGACCCCTTCACCTTCGCCGCCTTTTCGCTTTCGTTCATGAAGTACTACTGGTTTCACTTCGAACTTGCCACCGTGCTGCTCCTGATCGGCGTCGTCGCCGCCTGGACCGCGGTCAAGGAGGGGCTCTAA
- the nuoB gene encoding NADH-quinone oxidoreductase subunit NuoB yields the protein MAMMEYLTTRKDELIGWVRKFSIFPYPFVTACCGMEFMAVASTLYDTDRFGAALPRFTPRQSDLLMVVGTITHKEAPVIKRVYDQMCDPKWVMAFGACATSGGVYRNYTVLQGVDRIIPVDIYIPGCPPRPEMVIDAIMKLQDKIAGERHPIFPYEKQNPVPV from the coding sequence ATGGCGATGATGGAGTATCTGACAACCCGTAAGGACGAACTGATCGGCTGGGTCCGCAAGTTCAGTATTTTCCCCTATCCTTTCGTCACCGCCTGCTGCGGCATGGAATTCATGGCCGTTGCCTCCACCCTGTACGACACCGACCGTTTCGGTGCCGCGCTTCCCCGCTTTACCCCCCGTCAGTCCGACCTTTTGATGGTAGTCGGCACCATCACCCACAAGGAAGCCCCGGTCATTAAAAGAGTCTACGACCAGATGTGCGATCCCAAATGGGTCATGGCGTTTGGCGCCTGCGCCACCAGTGGTGGTGTCTATCGCAACTACACCGTGCTTCAGGGTGTGGACCGGATCATCCCGGTGGATATCTACATCCCCGGCTGCCCGCCGCGCCCCGAGATGGTCATCGACGCCATCATGAAACTGCAGGACAAGATAGCCGGCGAGCGCCACCCGATCTTCCCGTACGAGAAACAGAACCCGGTACCGGTCTGA
- a CDS encoding 2Fe-2S iron-sulfur cluster-binding protein, translated as MIELKIDNQVIETQEGETVMEAALRHGIHIPHLCYHPCLSIAGNCRICLVQVNGRPKLMPACNLPITPGMEIETDSEPVRAARRAVMQFITLNHPVDCGICDKAGECRLQEYQMKYGADEPFNIDAKHHKPKFYDLSDRIVYDAERCILCSRCVRFTREVSGSFQLGIVERGSHSRVERLDQGTFDDPYSDNVTTICPVGALLSRDFLYKSRVWYLEPVRSVCPGCARGCSINIWKRAHHWHLRALGEEKNRMVYRVTPCDNPEINGPWICNKGFDLPKELMKRPRALRPLVHGAFVGLEETIGEAKRLISQASSPAILVSAWASNEELAAFKQHLGERFTVYTRQDAGPEKGEIVEDNVLIKGDKNPNSRGVADLFGSQAYSQAGHDLVIVWGEGVRLSDLGSATVIQLSSFENAQDKNADILIPISTFMERSGSFTNFEGTANCFDKVFDKPELVQHAGELFGRLA; from the coding sequence ATGATTGAACTAAAGATCGACAACCAAGTCATCGAGACGCAGGAAGGCGAAACCGTAATGGAAGCGGCGCTCAGGCACGGCATCCATATTCCCCACCTCTGCTATCACCCCTGCCTCTCCATCGCCGGTAACTGCCGCATCTGCCTGGTGCAGGTCAACGGTCGTCCCAAACTCATGCCGGCCTGCAACCTGCCCATCACCCCGGGAATGGAGATCGAAACGGACAGCGAACCGGTTCGGGCCGCCCGGCGTGCCGTCATGCAGTTCATCACCTTAAACCACCCGGTGGACTGCGGCATCTGCGACAAGGCGGGCGAGTGCCGGCTGCAGGAATACCAGATGAAGTACGGGGCGGATGAACCGTTCAACATCGATGCCAAGCACCACAAGCCCAAGTTCTACGACCTCTCCGACAGGATCGTCTACGACGCCGAGCGCTGCATCCTCTGCAGCCGCTGCGTGCGCTTCACCCGCGAAGTCTCCGGCTCCTTCCAGTTGGGCATCGTCGAGCGGGGCAGCCACTCCCGGGTCGAGCGCCTGGACCAGGGGACCTTCGACGACCCCTACTCGGACAACGTCACCACCATCTGTCCCGTGGGAGCGCTCCTCTCCCGCGACTTCCTCTACAAGAGCCGGGTCTGGTACCTGGAGCCGGTTCGTTCCGTCTGTCCCGGCTGCGCCAGGGGCTGCAGCATCAACATCTGGAAACGGGCCCACCACTGGCATCTGCGCGCCCTGGGCGAAGAGAAAAACCGCATGGTCTATAGGGTCACGCCGTGCGACAACCCGGAGATCAACGGTCCCTGGATCTGCAACAAAGGCTTCGACCTGCCCAAAGAACTCATGAAACGCCCCAGGGCGCTGCGTCCCCTGGTGCACGGCGCCTTCGTCGGCCTGGAAGAAACCATCGGCGAAGCCAAACGGCTCATCTCCCAGGCATCGAGCCCGGCCATCCTGGTCTCGGCGTGGGCCTCCAACGAAGAGCTGGCCGCCTTCAAACAGCACCTGGGCGAGCGCTTCACCGTCTACACCCGCCAGGACGCAGGCCCCGAGAAAGGGGAGATCGTCGAAGACAACGTCCTGATCAAGGGTGACAAGAACCCCAACAGCAGAGGCGTGGCAGACCTGTTCGGTAGCCAGGCCTACAGCCAGGCCGGCCACGACCTGGTCATCGTCTGGGGCGAAGGGGTCAGACTCTCCGACCTGGGCAGCGCCACCGTCATCCAGCTGTCCTCCTTTGAGAACGCCCAGGACAAAAACGCCGACATCCTGATCCCCATCTCCACCTTCATGGAGCGGAGCGGGAGCTTCACCAACTTCGAAGGCACGGCGAACTGTTTTGACAAAGTGTTCGACAAACCGGAGCTGGTCCAGCATGCCGGCGAACTGTTCGGGAGGCTCGCATGA
- the nuoF gene encoding NADH-quinone oxidoreductase subunit NuoF, whose protein sequence is MTSERIFFNFPVTADSHTLKAYQGRGGYQALENALKTLQPIDVEKEVMASGLRGRGGAGFPTGSKWSFVNKKAPVVYLCCNADEGEPGTFKDRWIFEHNSHQLIEGMILAAYALNVRNAFIYIRGEFDLSFRRLMDAMSEAYKAGYLGENILGSSFSCDIRVMQGGGAYVCGEESSLYTSIEGFKGYPRNKPPFPAVQGLYKAPTVVNNVETLANVPWIMTNGAKAFSAMGTEKHPGTKIFGVSGHVKKPGLYELPLGYPLKKLIFEECGGILNGKELKAVIPGGSSTPILLPQDVETANLDAECLSTYRTMLGSGGVIVIAEGVCMVRLLHTLSRFYAHESCGQCTPCREGSAWMNDIISRIVAGKGVKGDLESLERITKGIMGNTVCALGDAASMPVINFITKFRAEFDYYIEHGRSMNDGRLEI, encoded by the coding sequence ATGACAAGCGAGAGAATCTTCTTCAATTTCCCCGTAACCGCCGACTCCCATACGCTTAAAGCGTACCAGGGGCGTGGCGGCTACCAGGCCCTTGAGAACGCCCTCAAGACCCTGCAGCCCATCGACGTGGAGAAGGAAGTCATGGCATCGGGTCTTCGTGGCCGCGGCGGCGCCGGCTTCCCCACCGGCAGCAAATGGTCCTTCGTCAACAAGAAGGCCCCCGTCGTCTACCTCTGCTGCAACGCCGACGAAGGGGAGCCGGGCACCTTCAAAGACCGCTGGATCTTCGAGCACAACTCCCACCAGCTCATCGAAGGGATGATCCTGGCCGCCTACGCGCTTAACGTCAGAAACGCCTTCATCTACATCAGGGGTGAATTCGACCTCTCCTTCAGAAGGCTCATGGACGCCATGAGTGAGGCCTACAAAGCCGGCTACCTGGGCGAGAACATCCTGGGCAGCTCCTTCTCCTGCGACATCCGGGTCATGCAGGGTGGCGGCGCCTACGTCTGCGGCGAGGAATCCAGCCTTTATACATCCATCGAAGGCTTCAAGGGCTACCCGCGCAACAAGCCGCCCTTCCCGGCCGTGCAGGGCCTCTACAAAGCCCCCACCGTCGTCAACAACGTGGAGACCTTGGCCAACGTTCCCTGGATCATGACCAACGGCGCCAAGGCCTTTAGCGCCATGGGCACCGAGAAGCACCCCGGCACCAAGATCTTCGGCGTCTCCGGCCACGTCAAAAAACCGGGCCTGTATGAACTTCCCCTGGGCTACCCCTTAAAGAAACTGATCTTCGAGGAGTGCGGCGGAATCCTGAACGGCAAAGAGCTCAAAGCCGTCATCCCGGGCGGCTCCTCCACCCCGATTCTCTTGCCCCAAGACGTGGAGACCGCCAACCTGGATGCCGAATGCCTCTCCACCTACCGCACCATGCTCGGTTCCGGCGGGGTCATCGTCATCGCCGAAGGGGTCTGCATGGTCAGACTGCTGCACACGCTAAGCCGCTTCTACGCCCACGAATCCTGCGGCCAGTGCACCCCCTGCCGCGAGGGAAGCGCCTGGATGAACGACATCATCAGCCGCATCGTAGCTGGCAAGGGAGTCAAGGGAGACCTGGAGAGTCTGGAGCGGATCACCAAGGGCATCATGGGCAACACCGTCTGCGCCCTGGGCGACGCCGCCTCCATGCCGGTCATAAACTTCATCACGAAATTCAGAGCGGAATTCGACTACTACATCGAACACGGTCGTTCCATGAACGACGGTCGTTTGGAAATCTGA
- the nuoL gene encoding NADH-quinone oxidoreductase subunit L — protein MIKLTLIPLLPLLGFLFNGLFGNRLPRWVVSTIACGLPALSFLVTLVLYSSLVATGQPIAETLYTWVALDPLNVDVAFYLDQASAVMCLVVTGVGTLIHLYSVGYMSHDEDQPRYFAYLNLFLFFMLMLVLGKNMIMLFAGWEGVGLASYLLIGFWYQDDEKSAAGMKAFIVNRVGDTGFVLAALLIFSYSHTLDFQGINAYFGTAGLPVSTMNLIGILLLIGACGKSAQIPLHVWLPDAMAGPTPVSALIHAATMVTAGVYLLSRMNGVLLQAPGAMQVVMWGGALTAFVGATMGLTQYNLKKVLAYSTMSQIGYMFMACGLGSFSAAMFHLYSHAFFKACLFLGAGAVLHALHGEEDMRKMGGLAKKMPLTFVTFLAGSLALCGVPPFAGFFSKDEILWSAFASAHGGSTALWLVGAVAAGMTSFYMFRAIIMTFFGQDNVPAKLKHGIHEPPFSMAIVLIILGVSSVAAGFIGLPQVLADKFGFGSPFFSFLEPVFGHHALKAGVTHQTELMFMGISIAIALGGIFLAWVFYGLNPALPEAIKKKAGCIYTTISQGYYFDAIYEKVIVKSLDTLSDSVLYNIAEKLLNYVTIVKAGATARYSANLLSRMQSGNVQAYVLYALAGLALIIWWGVANA, from the coding sequence ATGATCAAACTGACGCTCATACCGCTCCTGCCGTTGTTGGGCTTTTTGTTCAACGGCCTCTTCGGCAACCGTCTTCCCCGCTGGGTGGTCTCCACCATCGCCTGCGGGCTGCCTGCGCTCTCCTTCCTGGTCACGCTGGTCCTGTACAGTAGCCTCGTCGCCACGGGCCAGCCCATAGCCGAGACCCTCTACACCTGGGTGGCCCTGGATCCGCTCAACGTGGACGTGGCCTTCTACCTGGACCAGGCCTCCGCCGTCATGTGCCTGGTGGTCACCGGGGTCGGTACCCTGATCCACCTGTACTCCGTGGGCTACATGTCCCATGACGAAGACCAGCCGCGCTACTTCGCGTACCTGAACCTGTTTTTGTTCTTCATGCTCATGCTGGTCCTGGGCAAGAACATGATCATGCTCTTCGCCGGCTGGGAAGGGGTGGGTCTGGCCTCCTACCTGCTCATCGGCTTCTGGTACCAGGACGACGAGAAATCCGCCGCCGGCATGAAAGCCTTCATCGTCAACCGCGTAGGCGACACCGGCTTTGTCCTGGCCGCGCTTCTGATCTTCTCCTACTCCCACACCCTTGACTTCCAGGGGATAAACGCCTACTTCGGTACGGCCGGGCTTCCGGTCTCCACCATGAACCTGATCGGGATCCTGCTCTTGATCGGCGCCTGCGGCAAATCGGCCCAGATTCCGCTCCATGTCTGGCTGCCCGACGCCATGGCCGGCCCCACCCCGGTCTCGGCCCTGATCCACGCCGCCACCATGGTCACCGCCGGCGTGTATCTCCTCTCCCGCATGAACGGTGTCCTCTTGCAGGCCCCCGGCGCCATGCAGGTCGTCATGTGGGGCGGGGCACTCACCGCCTTTGTGGGCGCCACCATGGGTCTCACCCAGTACAACCTGAAGAAAGTGCTGGCCTACTCCACCATGAGCCAGATCGGCTACATGTTCATGGCCTGCGGCCTGGGCTCCTTCTCCGCCGCCATGTTCCACCTGTACAGCCATGCCTTCTTCAAAGCCTGCCTGTTCCTCGGCGCCGGCGCCGTCCTGCACGCCCTGCACGGCGAAGAAGACATGAGGAAAATGGGCGGCCTGGCCAAGAAGATGCCCCTCACCTTTGTCACCTTCCTGGCGGGCAGCCTGGCCCTGTGCGGCGTGCCCCCCTTTGCCGGCTTCTTCTCCAAGGACGAGATCCTCTGGAGCGCCTTTGCCTCGGCCCACGGCGGCTCCACCGCCCTGTGGCTGGTGGGCGCAGTCGCCGCCGGCATGACCTCCTTCTACATGTTCCGGGCCATCATCATGACCTTCTTTGGTCAAGACAACGTGCCCGCGAAACTGAAACACGGCATCCACGAGCCCCCCTTCAGCATGGCCATCGTCCTGATCATCTTAGGCGTAAGCTCCGTCGCTGCCGGCTTCATCGGCCTGCCCCAGGTACTGGCCGACAAGTTTGGCTTCGGCTCCCCCTTCTTCAGCTTCCTTGAACCGGTCTTCGGTCACCACGCCCTGAAAGCGGGCGTCACCCACCAGACCGAACTCATGTTCATGGGTATCTCCATCGCCATCGCCCTGGGCGGCATCTTCCTGGCATGGGTCTTCTACGGCCTGAACCCGGCCCTGCCCGAAGCCATCAAGAAGAAAGCCGGCTGCATCTACACTACCATCAGCCAGGGATACTACTTCGACGCCATCTACGAGAAAGTCATCGTCAAATCCCTGGACACGCTATCGGACTCAGTACTCTACAACATAGCGGAGAAACTCTTGAACTACGTCACCATCGTCAAAGCAGGAGCCACAGCGCGCTACAGCGCCAACCTCCTCTCCCGCATGCAGAGCGGCAACGTCCAGGCCTATGTGCTCTACGCCCTGGCCGGGCTGGCCCTGATCATCTGGTGGGGGGTGGCCAATGCCTAG
- a CDS encoding 4Fe-4S dicluster domain-containing protein, translating into MKKEYWNKPTMDLWDRLYIFEVIRGLCITGSVFFGNMWKWLTFRKGALTAYYPEELRADYSSANRGRHLLTTRADGKVQCVSCNMCATVCPAYCIEIQSAADFNDPFHPKSPDRFEIDYSRCIFCGFCVEACPEDAIRMSKDTPNFPGFDRENMWATQDLLMNWQPASDAAKSYPGSGQAHQEVHP; encoded by the coding sequence ATGAAGAAAGAGTACTGGAATAAGCCAACCATGGATCTGTGGGATCGCCTCTACATCTTCGAGGTGATCCGCGGGCTCTGCATCACCGGATCGGTCTTCTTCGGCAACATGTGGAAATGGCTCACCTTCCGCAAGGGTGCCTTAACCGCCTACTATCCGGAAGAACTGCGGGCCGACTACTCCAGCGCCAACCGGGGCCGGCACCTCCTGACCACGCGTGCCGACGGCAAGGTACAGTGCGTATCGTGCAACATGTGCGCCACGGTCTGCCCTGCCTACTGCATCGAGATCCAGTCCGCCGCCGACTTTAACGACCCGTTCCACCCCAAGTCCCCGGACCGGTTCGAGATCGACTACTCGCGCTGCATCTTCTGCGGTTTCTGTGTCGAAGCCTGCCCCGAAGACGCCATCCGCATGTCCAAGGACACGCCCAACTTCCCCGGCTTCGACCGGGAGAACATGTGGGCCACCCAGGACCTGCTCATGAACTGGCAGCCTGCGAGTGACGCGGCCAAGAGCTACCCCGGCTCCGGTCAGGCCCATCAGGAGGTTCATCCGTGA